Genomic segment of Hydractinia symbiolongicarpus strain clone_291-10 chromosome 5, HSymV2.1, whole genome shotgun sequence:
CATGATCCACTTTTGTCAGAGCAGCGTCTTTTTTTTCGCGATCAGTGATCTCGGCGCGATCACTTTCTGTAGTGACGCTTCCACCCTCCTCCGTGCTATCGTACGAAATTGGTGCTTCCCTCTTATCAGACGTTGTCATTGGCGAAGGTATTTTGTGCGCTTCCAAGTGAATCTTCTTTAGTGTAAAAATTGGTTTAGAAGTTCTGCGCGTTTTCGACAGACCTGAGACCTGCTTTCTTAGAGCTTGGTTTTCCAACtataaaaaaagcatttaactcaaataaaatatataattacaaTGCTTGCAAGAGGAAGTTAATCAGCTTTCCCTGTGTTCTTTTTAAGAGGGTATTAAACTTCGCTTGAAATTAATTTagcaaaataaacattaaacatTACCAAACGTAATCCGTGTAAATTATTGTCCACAAAGAGAAAAAAGTCAAGAGATAGAATAATATTATCGAAAGTGGAGCTTCTTAAGAACACTTGCGAAGTCAAACTTTTGTAAAGACTTAAACTTCGCATGACGTTTTACATACCTGCAACTGTTCTACCCTTTCGTTACTTTCCTTCTGTATCGCCTGAATTTTCTGACGAAGCAATTTCTCCTTTTCCCATTGTTCAGCTTGAAATTCGTTAATCTACaccaaaaaacaataataactcATGATCCCATAGCATTTGACATAATTTTATTCTGGACTTTTTTTATGCTCAAAATTTACCAATATATACTCATACCCCGtacaattttgtaaatttaatgTATCACATGTGTTTTGAggataaacaaaaagaaatctcGTGTAAGAACCATGAAACAATACAAAGAACATCACTGCTGTGACTTCACAACAGCAGGGTTCTTTGAGGAGGAATTTCACCTTTTTTTGAGAAGATGGCGgtattttttaaggaaaaaattgAGATCACAGAAGATTTTATACCTAGACCGTACAAACACTCACCAcatcaaacaaaaaatgtataataaatgAGTAGTATTTTACTTGGTACGTTGCCGAGCAAGGCCCTTAATTAAACGATTAACCTAATATCTTTCCTGAATGCCGTATAAATACTCAGGATAATCAAACAAACGAGACTTGCATTCAGATAGAATGTGGGATGATTTCACCAATGCTATGAATGTTTGTAATTATCTACAAAATCAATCTCTTTTCTAGTAAGAAAATGCTATTTCAAAAATAGACCAAGCAAAAATATCTCGCTGATTAAAATCAGACTTGATAATATTTCACCTAGTTTGAGCAGATGATAGGTTTGTTGTGCATAATTTAATGATAGCAATTATTGCTTACTGGGAGCTTCATAAAAAACTCATTCACTTACTCACGAAATAATAGCATTTGATGACAAaggaaaataatataataaaaagcaGTCAGCTGAACAGAAACGTAGTGTAATAACTAACAAATTTAAACAACATTTGCAGCTGTGGCTCAGTTGCAGCACGaaagaactgattttaaacCACATGGAAAGAATCTCCCATGGATTGACATAGATGAAATCTCAATCTAAACATTATTTGATCTTGAAAACTGGATTTATACTTAGCTTTTCTCATTATTTCCAGTGCAGAAGAGATATGTTATAAAATAATGAAGTTTCAGGAACAACGGTGCATATGTGAGATATATTGGTACAAGTTAACCTGCACATAAAGAGCTTAACAAGTGCtgcaaaatttgattggttGGTTGGTACCTGAACATTGTTTGTGCATCATTTGGTGATATCTCGTTGGTATGTGTTAGTAGAAAGATAAGTCACAAGGAGGACATACATCTCTCCCTTGTAGTATGTGACAAGGAGGTTCTAACCCCGCCTCATCTACTACATGGATAGGAAGATAGCATCAGATTGATAGCACATTCAGTAGAGCAATCGCCCAGCAAACGAGAGGTTGTAAGTTCAAGTTTCACTGGAACCATTATTTTTGCATTCGTTGTCAAGATAATGTTCTGAGGTACTTATGCCAATGAagtgtcagttcaattaggggCAGATAGATGATTTAATTAACAGCATACATGATACATATGAAACTGAACACCACACAATTTTATTATTGCGCAAAACCATTCAATGAATTGTATGCACAACACAACTTTACAGTGTCAGTGTAATCAAATCTTTTTCCCTCGTTCTTAACACTAATTGACAATTTTGGAGGGGTTTAAGGACTTTTGAGGGAACTTTTCAAAATTGAGGAGTTTAGTTGTGGCAACCCTGAACAGTACTAACCTTTTTgtctttttctaatattactttttctttttgagaGATGACTTTTTTAAGCATCGCAATCTACGaatgaaatatactttaaacaaaaaagaagtttaaacgaatcATCGTATATtataacaatttttcttttgtaccTTACCTGATCTCGCAACTTGGTCATTTCAGACATAGGATCTCCAAAGGTAGAATCAACAGCATTCTCACTGACACTGTGCAGAAACAGAAATTAACATTACTGAAAACTTAACAAAAAGATGCGATGAATCAAACAGTGTTTACCTTTCTTGTCTGAAGGGACTATTTGATCTGCTATTTTGCCGACTACTTTTTTCAAGTGCATCAAAACGCGATTTAAAAGAAGCAGTGGGAAGATTCTCCGCCTTTAATGGCATAACGACAGTACTATCAATATGACCactaaaaattgaaattaaattattagTGAGTGGTGACATTAAGACATCACAGAAAATTCAATATCACAACTACATGACATGCATTAAATCAAATATAATTTGGAAGACCGACAAAAAGGAAGTTACTTTAATCACAGGCATCGCTATAAAATAGAACTTAATGCATGCACTCACCCAGAATAACGTTCAGTCATCTTTTCCTTTGACAGACCCTTTTGCAGCCTGTGGCGGTTACGCTTGTATTCAAGAGTACACTGTAAACAGAGTACCTCTCCTCCTACCTAAAAAAGACAACTATTTgcaatcaaaactttaaaagcaTGGGATAAGTAGAGCAGGGTTTAAATTCTGACTGGTTTTTTCTGAGTCTTTTGAGACTCCTTAATTATGTGTTATGTGAgtaatacaaatatatatatttcataaCACTTAAAATGTACAATGACTTTGATTCTaattaagttattaaaaaatattcaacTCAGTAAAAGTAATGTTTGCATGGTTTTATCCTGAGGGTATAAgtaatgtttaaaattattaataaaatgcaagtttttatgttttagctAACGcctcagaaataaaaacaggaaAGAGAGGCTTCAAATATTTGCTGATTGTTTCTTCACTTGAGCTTTTAATAGATAAATGCTTGTCTATTGCTGTAAGAGGCATTTTAACCATGtaacagaaaaacaattctattccttttttatttttttttggcttttttatttttatgcaagcaaatttaaacttttaaagcaAATCTAAATAGACTTGTGTGGCCATAGCACATATATATCAATCTTTGAGTACGATTTGCAGACTCGTGTTGGGTTTTAAATATATTGTAGAGGAGTGTTAAgctttaaagtttttaacaaacacttatttttgcataaattaatattttaacctTTATTAAACATACTTTTGCTTTGGATTCTCCACTTTTATTGAATGCACACTGCTTCTTACACCTCTGACATTGCACAGGTGGTCCATATCGCTTCTCTGAGCTGATACATCTTGAGCAACATGATTGTTTAAATGCTGCCTTGATCTGGCAATACTTGCAGTTTTTTGGCTAAGAAAAAATGGTTTAATACATTAACCTTAACACTGCTTTGAAATTAAATGTTTTGAACATACAACTAACCTGTCCATAGGTTGAGAGATTGTGACTACATTTTGCACAAATGGGATTGCCCTCAGTTTTTCTAAATTAACACAATGgtatatattgtaaaaaaaacatattggaTACTTCCAAGCAATCTTAAGAGGTATATATGTGCATATTTAACACTATATTTATACGTTTACATATACATGGATTTGCATTTACAAATATCAACTTACTTTAACAGATGAAATTCAAGCTGACAATATGAACATGTCACAAGTGGATACTTTCTTCTGCATGTCTAacacaaatcaaaataaaataaaaaaataatgataataagaTAATTTTTGAAAAGCAGGTGAAAGTTGTGTTAGCATGGCTTGTAACCACCCTGGTCACACAGATGACGCCTTCTACCTTGTAGTATTTCCCCTCttcaagcaaaaaaaattctaatcgTTTTCTCGGATATAAAATCTCCAGTACATAATGATTTTCGTTGGACAATCTAGCATCCTTCTTTTTTGCTTCATATTTATGTAATGATTGGAAACAtggaacaaagaaaaaaatcaattatcAATTAATTAATTAACATATAGATTACTtgctaatgtttacaaaagtttaaaaagtttgcagTTTTTGCACATCCAGCAGCATTTTTTATGGAAAAAACCATCAATACTTTACCTGAGAATCCCATGGAAAGTTACCATGTCAGAAAAACAAAGGGTTTATGTTAACATTACAAGTCTTGTCTATCAAAACTGCATGGGCTAAATGTGCCTTGTGGCAAGAGTGTTAACAGTTTATTCAATGGTTTATTATTAACAGCAGGGCAATTTGATCAATAAATGTATAGCTAATAAAGTCATGCAATTCTGTAATACTTTAAAGGTTGCATTTTTTGTGGCAGAGTCAACGAAATTGAAAGCGTTGCTTTGCATTTTGAATAACTCGGGTGAGTTTGGGAATAATTCAGTCAAGTTTAAAAGTTATTGGATGTAAAGcgcaaattttattaaaaaagtcgcCAAGGCTCACCCCTTATTTATGCAAGCGTTTTTGGCAAGTCTGCACCCTTTTCAGTTCGGGAGATGACACTAAAAGGGAAACGGTTTCCCATGTTTTATAGGGAAATTCCCATGTCATATAGAGAAATGGTTTCCCATATAGGGAAATGGTTTTCCATATAGGAAACTGTTTcctcaattaatttttttgattttaatttgggtTTCCCTTTTGGGAAATTGTTACCCATTCTCAGAACCATTTTACGGAATTGCGGAAAGAGGCtacgataattttttttccttctgtgaaaatttgcaagaaaatattccctttctattggttaaaaatttgtaGTGCGCTTCTTAAGCAGCTCGTGCGcagaatcttttttattttagtggtTTCCCTAATGGGAACCATTGCCGTATTTCTGGCCTGTTTAGGGTAACCCAGATGGGTAGTGGTTTTCCTTTTTGACTCAACTCCTGAACTGCTTTTGGATATTAGGTTTCCaaagaaaatcttaaaaactTTATAGCCATTTCAACCTACAAAAAAGCATGTGGAAATTCATTTGTCAGATGAAATGGATTTTTGTCAGGAAAAAGTTTTCTTTGCAGAACTGCTGATTTTCCTTGAACATTTCCAGtttctattttaaaactttaaaaatgtcaatttcaATCCAAGAACAACAGgactttttgtaaaataaataaataatttaattattattatataatttaatcATATTCAGTTAAgttaatttataacaaaactCACCTTGCAAAGTTGCTCTTCACGACTAAGTTCTTCAAATGGATGACGACTGTGACATTTTGTACATGCAAATAACATTGTGTTGCCCgccattttcaaatgaaacacaGGTGATCTTCTGCGGGGGAGATTAATTCCGAGTCTGGCGTACCGAAAAAAAGTACGCACGACGGAAAGGAGGGACAGCAACTCGAGCCGAAGACCCAAAACTCAGGAAGTATCGTTTTTACTCTCTTTTTAGCACCCTCTTCAGTCCCCACCCCCTTATAGAATTTAGGTGTACTGTATACAGTTTTCTAAGCAAATGTCGCGACATAAAATTATAAAACGAgccataaaaaaattgaaaaaagagccctgggaacgaggttgaaaacGAGCATCGTTTTTTAACAGTTTGTAGtgatttgaaaataatttcatGAACGCCCCTTTTTTTGGtgctaaattttgaaaaaaatgatcaGCCCCTGGGCGGTTAAGAGGAAATATGGTACGTATCATGCCATATGCTTTCTTTTGCTCAATACTCACGCGAGTGGGGCGCAGGCGGGCAAGTTGGACTTATAAGACTATATATATAGCATAAGTTGAATCCCAGTCTGATCTTAACCTACTAAAATACTAACAACGGAACTGGTTTAAAGATCCTTAAAAAGGTATTTACACTATTTGTTCTACCAGACGAAAAAAAATCCAGTAACTTTTTCCACCCACGTATATTAAAAGTAGAAGCACAACCAATAAAACTTATTATACTTCAAAAAGAATAGTTTTCTGAGTAAAGTCAACCTCGGTCCCAAGAcaagaaaaaagtttattttgcaCTCACACCAAAAGTTGTTAAACTTCACCTACGTTAGAGACCTAAAAAATCTAGTTATACTGTGCATTGCATGGATTTAAACGATGACGACGTATAATTTGCTCGGGCTCTATAATTTGGAAGTTTACTTTACCTTTAaacttttttccttatttttcattgttttctaTCTAAACTTCCTAAGTCCCGCATTCAATCGCAGTTTAATGAGGCAACAGGTTATCTCACCCAGTTTAACCTGTTTCCAGGTTTCTCATTACATAACACTGTTGCGATTGTATTTCGTAGACGGTTACCTAATCTCCTCCGTAGTGAATTTTACATGACAGAATGCATGTTTTTATATAAGCATATTAAATTTTCAGATGAGGCTGGGTTATGCTTGCGGTATGCTCATTACAATAAAATCTAGTATTCctgaaattgtgaaaaatatagCTTAAACCTGTTACTACTTGTATTACTCCTTAAAAGTCCTAATTTCACCTCCCTTTCAAAAGGATTAAATACATGACTCCTCGCTGATTGCTTAACTCACTTTAGTTTGATGCAAAAAATATGACCTAATTGAAACATGAAATTCTTGATAAAGTTCTTGTAGCGTAGTTACATTAACTAAAATATCTTCAGCAGAAACTCCACAGGCTCGTGAATATGCTTTGTATATGCTTATTTTATGACAAAACAGAAGCTGGGTATAATACTTATAAACGTTAtgtatataaaaacaacaacacgtaTTTAACGCCAAAAAGATGCCTTCTATATTATATGGCGATATTTTTTTACGAGAATGTTATCAATACTGTCCCATTGTTTTGTTCAGCTGAAATTCCAAGGATAGGTTTTCGGCTAGGAAATTTTTTAACCATTACCAGTGAAACACCAAATTCCCTCAAATAAGCCAAAAGTTCGTTAAAGGCGCTCAAGATTTTTCATTAGAAAACGAAAAAGAACTCTGGAAACGAGGCGGGCGGAAATAAAATGTAAGATAAAACGGAATACCCAACATAAAGCGAAGCATAGAAATGACAAAATTGTTACGACGAAATATCGAACTTTGACGTCTATTCCTCATAttgcaacctcatccccagagcttttttcttttctaatagTCTGGAACAGCGTCCGatatttttaagaagaaaaaaatgggaATGAGCTTGCCTATAACTCCAGCATTTACTGCTTTTCTAATGTcaagtcagaaaagatacatgATGCGTTGGAGACGAGGTTAAGTAAACTTCAGTCAGTACTATCACGaaggtaataaaaaataatttaaataggGCAAACATTTAATAACAAAGCCCGGCAATGCATTAAATCCGAAAAACATGTTTCCACTGTGAGCCAAAATATTACCATTTTTCAATTCGGTAACCTTGTTTTTAGGGCGCTTTGTAGcgtttaaatttttagatttggCTGTAAGACGAAGGAATTGGATTTAAGTCCTATTTGCGGCATACTATCGACCTAACAGGTTCACATATTATACGAATTTTCTTGATGTCCACGCCGGACGTTcctttatataaagaaaatgaaacACATCGATATTTCTTCGTATTTTTATGCTTGATTAGATTTTgtgaaattatttaatttaGTTATTTATTACCACTCTAAAATGAAACACACACTTAAGCGCGAGTTATATATCTAAATTGCTATTGAGGGTCGAGTATAAATGAGTTGATCAAAACAAAAGTGCACGTGTTATTTATTATTCGCTATAAAAAAAACCACAGTAGCATGTAATAGCGTGTCACTTTGCACGCTTTTCAACGCCTTGTTATTCGAGCATCTTGTTGTTGCAACACATAAGAAGTTGGTTAAAGTTTCACGCGTTTTACGTAAACACGTACAGGTCGACAAACttagtttatttttctttggatACAATACGCAAAGTCATATTACCTCTTATATTAATTATTTACGAAATTATTTGTAGCTGCACTCGTTGAAGGTGTATTAGCTGAAAGAAGTATGCAATCGCAAGTATGTTGTGTGATATAACAAGTAACACAAGACCTGCCAAGCTAGTTTAGTTAGCTAAGTGCCAATAACAgtaattatttataattattattagacAATTATTATGCAATTTTTAATATGCAATACGTTGACCTTTTCTTTTAACGGCAATTTTGGTTAGCCTACGCATATCCCCATTTTATGATTCAAATTTGGGTCTACGTGCTTTGCTTCTATTATTATTTAGGGTTTCATAGTCTCTATTCTATGGCCCCTGTGATTATTAATTTAGATACCTATCTTTTTTGTtacagcttttaaaattttaaggctGCGTTTACTTCTTTGTTGGATAAGTAGAAAATTCTCTCTCTGTGTGTCTTTCTTACACTAGGCATACTAATTTTAGTCTTCTATGGGATAGAATTAATGTAACTTTCTAACAAAGAAGTCATCATTTAAAAGCACACTGTGTTCGAAATTAGTTGACAAGACAATTTAAATTGAAGCATTAAAAACTGCCCTCATATTTGAGTACAGTTGCTTTGGCGAGGTAAATAACGCCTTGAGAataagttttctttttcttttttcgagtagttaatattttattataagTCGCCTGTTGTCAGTACCATTTTCACTACCTAAATTTGACCTCTTGCATTTTTTCGTCCCTTAAACATTATTAGCTGATTACGTAAATAAAGCTTGTTTCCTCacttttgtgaggaaacaaGCTTGGATACGTTTGGACGTATCCAAGCTTTGCAATAAATACAAAAACGACGTTTTGCAGAGTTTAAGAGACGTTCGTATTACTTATCAGTCGATTTAATCTCGTTAAGTTCGGTTTTAAATCGATTGAAATAAATGCCATTGTCTGTCTTTTTCATTACCTGTCATATTCGTCGGTTTAACAACATCAGTAATGTAAACACTTGATGATTAAATAATAACCTTAGGTTACACTGGGTTAGCTGGTAAACTGGAGAACACAATGTTTCGTCCATCACGCGCTCCAATTAATTATCCCTATGCCCTAATGGTTCGGATTGCTGCAAACCATAAAAGTAGTGGATGGCTTTTGAACTAATTTAGTTACTGGAGAGTATTACTGAAAAAACATAAAGTCAGTTTTGTATCACGGCTAGCATGCATCTATCGTacacactttttttatcattgaaTGTTCTTATTTATGTCTTTATTCGAAGCATGCGTAACCATGTCGCCAGATTTATAGATggcgataaaaaaatttatattataggCAGAAAAAGATGGCGTTTGAATTATAGGCGTACAAAAattcctggggacgagattgggaAGAGTTGCATTGTAATAAGGCGATCAAAGCTTAAAGCTTTCACACTTCCactaaatgaaaaatttgttaCTCAGTTGTGTATTTTTTGCGCAATTCAAGTATGCTTCAAATCGAATGTGTATCAAAACAGTTGAGCAAAGTTAAAACCTTTTAATTGGACACTTCCGTGTTTGCTAGGAGAAAAACATAAGGAGCTTTGTGATAAAGGTTAAATACATTTGTACCTGTTTAAAATGAGTTAAATAATAGCCAAACAGTTTTTCTTTCCATATCTTGTGTATATTAGACAAAAAAACACATATTTTGATTGCCATGGGGAAGGGTGCGagcaaagaaaaaacgacgACAGAGGAAAAAAGTCATGAAGACGGAACCACGAAAAAGCCGCCAACGCAATCAGGTACAAACTTTTGGCCAGTTATCAACACACACACTAAGCAATAATTCATGTCCAATATTTTGTCTGCGTGTGAGTATATAAAAGGCGCGCTACAATATTCTGAGCATTAACTGCTTTCAAATAACCAGACGGAAAGTCATCTGAAACTATCTGAAGTGAAAACCAGTCTGTGTACTTGTTTCTACTGTAGACTGCAAAGACCCCAGCATAGAATCTAAAGATCTCTTTAATGACTCTGATGAGTTTTTCATTATCTCAGATGGTGGTGGAAGCAAAGTCAAGCCAGTCACGCTCAAATGGGAACACGGTGGAAAGGATGTGTTCGTTGCTGGTAGTTTTAACGAATGGAAACTGGACATCAAGCTTAAAAAAAAGTAAGTGAAAATGTCTACCTTGTTTCCATGAATTCTTCTTTTTCTCGACTTCGGCGTATAACAAAAAAGGTATCTGGTATCAGAAAGAGAAAACATACCCCTGTTTTCTTCCACACATTATAAAGATTTAGTTATTAAAATCCCCATCGCTGTTTTGCAATGGCAGAGACATAGTAATTTCGCGTGTGACATATTTGTTTGCTTTAGTTAGATAGCGTTATCATTTGAGCTCGATAGGTTAACATGGTAGTGTATCATTTTGTAATCCCGTCACACTTTGCAATCCAATTTTGTTGCATCTTGTTATCCCATCGGACTTTGTAACCCattttgtcgcactttgtaatcccaaaTCTATTGCATTTTGTAATCCCTTCATGTGGCACTTAGTAATCCTTTAAAAATGATGAGTAGCTATAAGATTTTTTTGATCAGTGCATACACTTTTAGCTTCTTTCACACGAATTTAAATACTTCTTCTTCAATTTTTCAAGCTAATGAAATACTaggtttttattcttttgataTGCATTTATTTTATGTTATGAATCTACATGAACTTTTAACcaactttaaaaacttttagaaCAATACTGCATTTTTTGCAGGTAAGACTTATCTGACATTCCTTCTTAGTCACTTTCTTTCCCCATTTTTTCCCATTAATATGTGTTATACATCTTTTCTTAAACATAAAAGTCTATATCTCTTGTGAATAACTCAAAACtcaaaaatatatagctatgaACAAATCAAACGTTGTTGATTTTTTATGACTTGAAAATAAACTGAAGCATGCACGGTGTCTTCGTGCTAACGTTGTGTAACCATTTATAGCGatctttttgtgataaaatttACGCAAGTATTGCAACTACTGAAGCACTAATTGTATTATCAATAACGAAACGTAATTATATAGTCGGAGAGAATAAAGACgcgttgaaatgtatttaccaCAATGATGATTACTTAAATTATCGTTTTAGTCAGCTACAGTAATGTAAAAACAATCGCAGAAATATACGAGAGGTATATTCTATCCCGAAAATTATCGGGGTTAAAAAGTGCGACAAGTCGGGGGATTACAAATTGCGACTGGTTTGGGATTATAAAGTGAGGCAAAATAGGTTAAAAAGTGCGCCAGGATTACAAAGTGACCTAGTGCAGAAAAAACACAGatctaataattttttactttatcttTACACTGCCTTGTTGCCGAATGACAAAAGACAAAAGTCAAATCGGACATTATTGTAACGTAGTTTAATAATAGCCAATGACGTATACGTGTGTGTGAATCAAAGTTTTGTTTACGTTTGTTCAAAGACATCTTGTTTTGTTATTGACAAACTTATTTATACTCTCGAGTAAACAACATATTGGTGATAACaggaataacttttttattgagCAAAGTAGTCAATATTCGGTTCTTATGTTGAAGGGATAGTTAGATAACTACACGCTTTTGTAGGCACACTAGTTTATAAGCAACTAATAAAAAACCTTTATTTTTAAAGGTTCGTGCAGCAGAGCAACCTCTTCCTTAGGCCACCTTAGGCCACTTTACTTATCAACGGCACCACGATCTCAAATAACTCGAAGCAAGAGCGAGAATATCGAACGCGATTTATGCCTTCCATTGATGAAATGTCACAATTTGGTCTGTGGGATTTAAAGGAATTtcaaatgactttttaattgcagttaaatatgttttaagaaaaaaattaattgccaCAAGGATCTAAAATCGATCTTCTAATGTAAACAAATTGAATATGGGTGTGTTTCAGTGTCACTTATCCAGCACTACTATAAAAACAGATGAACtatgtaaaaatttgttttaccattttattttatttttttaaaaaaaaagacgcTGAAATATGCTGCGCTGATTAGGGACGAAAAGGCCTGGAAAAGAAGTTAGTTTAATAACGATAAAAATATGGCGAATATTTTATATAACTTGAAATGACAATAAAAAAGCATGAATGAATTTTGTTACGTTAAGAAGTAGCTATCCAAAAACAATAAAGTTTATTTATCTGTAAGAAGATTTTAAGGAGGATTACACTTATGCTAAGGGGCCGGCATCAACATACAGGTATAGAAGAGTCCTGGGTACAAGGTTGAGTCTCACATAAAAACCTAGTAGCTAACTTAGGCACCGCAAAATTATGTcgttaaaaacataatataaaaacagtaaTTGTATGTTTTTCTCGATAAAACTTCGAGTAAAATGGTTTAAAGCAAATAAAGTTAGTTTATTTATCCCTTTGTTGACTTTAATAATCATTAtcatcaaaatatcaaaatgtgAAGAGAGAATATAACAAACACGATTTTATGAATTAGCTACATTAAATTAAAACAGATGTTTCTCATTCGTGTTTCTtatttctataaataaatttctttagcGTTTTATGCGTGACGCATCATTCTGTCGGCTAACACATCACTGTGTTAAAACAGAGTCGCGTTGTTATCAatgatatacatatatttatctTATCAACATTTTCTGTGTAAGCTTAGTTGATAGACACAACCAACTACGATGTAATGTAAGTAAACGCGGAGGCACGaccttgtaaaatttttttaagaatgaaTATATTTCAACACGTGGCCGCACCTACCTTAAATAAACAGCCAAGCTACATAACTACTATTCAAACAACGTCTTTTTCCCAGTGTGTGTATGTGTACACAACTTGAAACTTTTTCTAAATGCTTaactaaaaatacaaattatacTAAGAAATGACAATTTAACTATGAATTGCGATCATTCCTAACTCCATATGACAATATAAAACCCATGTTTTCTAATTATACCAAACACACGTATATCGAAATCATTCTAAAACCTTTACTTCTCCCAGTGATAAATTGTTATAAAATTATCCCGacataaa
This window contains:
- the LOC130645093 gene encoding protein FAM76B-like isoform X2, producing the protein MAGNTMLFACTKCHSRHPFEELSREEQLCKTCRRKYPLVTCSYCQLEFHLLKKTEGNPICAKCSHNLSTYGQPKNCKYCQIKAAFKQSCCSRCISSEKRYGPPVQCQRCKKQCAFNKSGESKAKVGGEVLCLQCTLEYKRNRHRLQKGLSKEKMTERYSGGHIDSTVVMPLKAENLPTASFKSRFDALEKSSRQNSRSNSPFRQESVSENAVDSTFGDPMSEMTKLRDQIAMLKKVISQKEKVILEKDKKINEFQAEQWEKEKLLRQKIQAIQKESNERVEQLQLENQALRKQVSGLSKTRRTSKPIFTLKKIHLEAHKIPSPMTTSDKREAPISYDSTEEGGSVTTESDRAEITDREKKDAALTKVDHVTEDEIEEKDKDVDRDNNTATEGDNSEESDEGLSSAKSNTDKQISFDEAQEAEIKKLLKNDDGHTSSGVEENEVNLRRSKKRQKKKSQLTIEDDGDVSTGVEDDHESNIGPKKKRKKKRHLRIDEYDGEEEQNVYSCTELQEENNNRDKKRQTGEEGDEEDTDLTITKKPNEQAEELEDEPIREGNKELHHNPSDAEMAEQASSPSDSDELHVDED
- the LOC130645093 gene encoding protein FAM76B-like isoform X1; this translates as MAGNTMLFACTKCHSRHPFEELSREEQLCKTCRRKYPLVTCSYCQLEFHLLKKTEGNPICAKCSHNLSTYGQPKNCKYCQIKAAFKQSCCSRCISSEKRYGPPVQCQRCKKQCAFNKSGESKAKVCLIKVGGEVLCLQCTLEYKRNRHRLQKGLSKEKMTERYSGGHIDSTVVMPLKAENLPTASFKSRFDALEKSSRQNSRSNSPFRQESVSENAVDSTFGDPMSEMTKLRDQIAMLKKVISQKEKVILEKDKKINEFQAEQWEKEKLLRQKIQAIQKESNERVEQLQLENQALRKQVSGLSKTRRTSKPIFTLKKIHLEAHKIPSPMTTSDKREAPISYDSTEEGGSVTTESDRAEITDREKKDAALTKVDHVTEDEIEEKDKDVDRDNNTATEGDNSEESDEGLSSAKSNTDKQISFDEAQEAEIKKLLKNDDGHTSSGVEENEVNLRRSKKRQKKKSQLTIEDDGDVSTGVEDDHESNIGPKKKRKKKRHLRIDEYDGEEEQNVYSCTELQEENNNRDKKRQTGEEGDEEDTDLTITKKPNEQAEELEDEPIREGNKELHHNPSDAEMAEQASSPSDSDELHVDED